ACAGGTATATGGTCAGTGCATTACTTACATCACTCCAATCGTGGCGATTCTGAAGAGAAGATTGTCAAAGCTAAAGTTGTTATCCTAGGAGCAGGATCTCTCGGTTCAACGGGGATTCTTCTGAGGTCCAAAGAAAGAGGACTCCCGATATCGCCAGAAATCGGCAGGCGTTTTAATACTAACGGAGGATCCATTGGTTTTAGTTATAACGGTGAAGATGAGATAAGACCCAGGGGTGTTAAGCTTAACAAAATTCGGAAATCTGGCAGGGGCCCTGGACCATGCGTTACGACTGTTATTGACATGCGCAATAGACCAGGAAAAGAAATTGAAGACAGTTTTATTTTAGAAGACGGGACACCTCCTTCTTCTATGGGGAAATTCTTCTTTAAGTCTTTGCTTGGATTCGAGTCGCTGCATTCTGGAGCAAGTGCGTCCAAGAATGACAAATTGAGCAAGTTTCGTCGGAGACTAGGCGGGAAAAGTTTTGACAATTCGTTAACATTCCTAGTTACGAGTAGTCCCAATGACGCCGGGCAGCTACAGTTAGGAAAAGACGGTCGGGTATGGGCTGATTTTCCCAACGCAGGAGAGGGTAGAAACTATCCTAATATAGACCAACATATGAAAAAGGGTGGTGAGACGCTGAAGGGTACATTTATTCCAAACCCTATGTGGAACAGTTTTGTGAATAAAGTCACTGGAATGAAAGGGATGATAACGGTACACCCACTTGGTGGTTGTCCGATGGGACCTACCGGCGTTGAGGGCGTTGTTAATCACGGGGGTCAAGTGTTTGTAGGGGATAGCGAAGACGTTCATGATGGACTCTACGTCGTTGATGGGGCTATTATTCCGAGGAGTCTGGGTGCGAATCCGTCGCTTACGATAGCGATGGTAGCAGAGAGGTGTATGTGGCTGTTAGCAAAACAACGGGATTGGGGATCGATTGACTATAGCTTCGACGAATGAAATATATGTGTTTatattcgctggcgtagtgcacgttatagaatatgaccgttgctaggtcagctggctcacgctttctttgttacgaaccactgatcgaaatgatcacaacacaaagactatggcatatcataattcggaacaggtgtgtgagcccaggcttgaaccagtaaccattgtgcatgcactacggcagcgaatagGCGCATATTCGTTTAAGAGACCGACACTAGGACCCTACTATCTGAAATAAAAGTTAGTGTTCCCACATTCCCCTGGCGTGAATATTGATCGGGCCGTTTGCGACCCCCGTGTGCACCTGTTGACCTTTTGCACTTCAGGACATTTTAAAGGGccactttgtgatccacagcctcatccctacAACTTGCTACAAAAATGTTAACATCGTTATACCACCAGAAACCTATGACTATGTCTGTgtgcaccagaaccaaattttgttcgatctttggatcgaccatcgaAGCTGCTTCGATCCACTAATTAATCGGAATTAGTGATACATTTACACTGGTCAATATCAATGCAGGCAAATATTCACATGTTATCACAGTTATTGATAGTGAATTAATTGATTCCATAAATAATGatgatcgaccaagcatcgatggtcgactAAAAGATCGAgccaatttgtttctattgcctacgCTTTctttcggtcgtttgaaaaagacATCGACCAATTTTTATCTTCGGGCTGTCGACTTTTCAAATGGTTGTTGTTCCTAAGACTCATTGCgccaaaggttttttttattcctAAGGCTCATTGCGCCAAAGGTTTGTTATTCCGGAGGGTCAATCCTCCGAATagaggctcgttattccgaaaggtcattactccgaatttgcAGTAAGGCGCGTTATACCGAAGGgtccgttattccgaagggtcattactccgaatttacagtGAAGGCTCGTTATACCGAAGAGTCATTACACCAAACTCGAAGGTTCGTTACTCCGAAGGGTCATGACTCCAAATATACAGTAGGGATCGTTATGCCGAATGACCGTTATTCCGAGATTCGGCCTTCGGAgtattgacccttcggaataaggAATCTTCTTACTTATGAACCTTCTGAATAACGAGCCTTGATTTATATTTGTAATTCAGAATAGCGTAATGCGATAGCTTTCCAAAGGGTCGTTATTCCTAAGGTTCATTACTCCAAAGGCAGTGTTATTCCGGAGGGTCAATACTCTGAAGGgttgttattccgaagggtcgctaCTCCGAATTTGCAGTGAAGGCTCGTTATACCGAAGAGTCATTACATCGAAATCGAAGGTTCGTttttccgaagggtcattactccaaatttaCAGTAGGGATCGTTAtaccgaaggaccgttattccgagATTCGGAGTAATGAGCCTTCGGAGTATTGACCCTTCGAAATAAGGAATCTTCCGACTAATGAACCTTCTGAATAACGagcattattttatatttgtaatatATAAATCAGAATAGCGTAATGCACCTTCAGAATAACGAACctttggaataatgacccttcggaatggGCGTAACACATTCGATATGCGAATCGACAGAAAAATTTGGAAATCTGTTGATCAtgctataaaaagaggatgctaaaatcacgaaataccTCTGCTAAGTGTGATATGTTGCACACACGTTTCAGAACACATATTCACCAGCTTTGTTTTAAGGACCTGTCATTCTTCATCCTCCCATATAATGTATGTTAACGTATACACGCAGAGGCCGGCGCTGTCGTGTTCCTCATGCAGCCAGCACGCTCTTAGTCTTATGATGGTTATCCTTCCGTTTTTCAGTGACAGTCCTGCCTCTCCCAAACGTACCACTGCATCCACCTAAAACGACCTGACTTCatatttaatattcatatttaaCAGCCTGATCAAATTTAGTGATCATGCATCAATGGTGCGTTTGGAAAACAGGCAGGGTTGTCACAAACACCATCAACGGATGgtgtaattgaagaccgaataaaaaagactagtttgcgtcagGGCAAAgacgcggcgtgattggttgatgACCTGCGCCGTACGGCAATTTTGGTACAGAACGTAAATTAGTGTTTTTAATTCGGTCTACAATTGTAATAATCAGTAATGTTGATACAAACTGTACAGGGTATAGGACATGTGACATACGATACGAGGCTGACGAAACTACACTTCTTTGTTGCACCTCAAcagttttagaataacataaatttgctttgacaccacataacacatttagGTTTTTTGTGAAGATttcgtcaaaaatggcgatatcgcatcggTTACCACTTGAAACTGTACGTATCAGAACACAACAGCGCCACTAGGCCTTATAGTATGAATTTTCAGAATCAGTCGGCTCTTCAAACCACGAAAATGAGCTAATAGTTTAATACCACTAATTGAATTCTCAccgttttcaatggaaaaataggtAATTTCAGGTACGATTTTCTCATACATGGAATTAATTCTCACAGTgaaaagacattattatcaatttAGAGTAGGTTGAATccccaaatgaccaaattttcaacataattatgatgccctaagattttggttgttgttgttgtaaaccACTGATCTGAAGATCGATGCGCAGCGGATGAATTTGGGAAACGTTtgatcaaaactgtaaaataatgacAGTGAACATGAACATGTCATATGCTCTGATATTTAGACATTTTTGGTTATACAGCTTGGTATTTTACGGTAATTTGAAGCACCTTTTTTTagatgccatgcaagaaaatagTCCCTCTCTTTTTTTGAAAGCACTGGCTAGCTCTAACTAGTGGTATTAAACTATAATGTAAATAACCCACGTGAAACGCGCTAATTTGGGGGCCTTAAGCTTGTTATTTGCTTCTTGTTATTTGTGAGGTGTGTGTGGGGtaggtgtatgtgtgtgtgtttgcTATTCCTTCAtttcgtttgtttttgttttttatttactttgaagGCTGTACCAAAATATTAGGGGTGTATACCCATAGAACAGTATGGGTGGCAGCCACAATGGGGGATGATCTCTTTTTCGTTCGTAATATTTAAACTGATCAAAATTTTAGCTGGGATTTATGAGAAAAAATAGCATTCTATCTTTTGATGCTGAAACCGCCATTTTGATATATAGGATAAAGTGAAGGGAGTTAGGCTGTCGACCTGGTTACATCCCTTTAATGTTCAAGAAGCCCTCGGTAGGCCATAATTTAAACATTGTTATCGAACAGACAAAATTACTGTAGGCCTAGTTCAAACCTTTTCAGACAAACTATTTTTCAGTGCTTCTACCTCGCGACTGCTTATTTTTTGGTAATTACGGTACACCTTgatatttccaaaacaaaaaaacaaaaccatttCAATAGAAAAGCGAAGTAGGAACCTACAAGAGGGTATTATCTGAAATTGCTGGCAGGTGATATTTTTATataatagaatgcagaaattgtgaaATGTCTattgttaaagaggaagccccaccagagccgttcttctggggtgaacttaacctgcctggttatcaaattaatcagtgacaaggatatctctgaatttgacaggtgctaattgatgttttaatgttattgcattaaTTGCTCCCCTGCTCTGGCGGGGCTAGCTTCATCTTTAAAGAAGCCGCTAATAGCCATTGTGTATAAAGGTATATGGCCAGTTCAGCTTATAAAAATACATCGCGTttgttttataatgtatattgCGGTATGATTGCTGTACATCTTGACACCTTGATCATCATCCCATTTAATACAATTTTAAACTAAAATGTGCTAAAAGgacctattcgctgtagaagtgacgtaataatcggattaactaccatagcaatagcaatttttgaatagatcgctctgcactaaaagcaggttgcactcatcacctgcgtatgtctgcaataatagattgaatacaataccgctcttttcaaagatactaatcttacaggtgcgagtgattagcattttttgacatctatggttcaatgtataggtaccgtgtgaacgttgtagtgcagggcgatttattcaaaacttgtattcatctattgctatgatagccttacgtcacttctacaacgAATTGAAAGTGGCGTAAGCAGATGCACCAAAGTTTTCCAATAtttctaaaacaaaaaacaaatcatTTCATTCATATAGGAAAGCAAAGCATGGCTTATTTTGACCATCACGAGGAATTTGCGTAAGAAggctctatctgcaatagctcCCAGGTGTCATACTTTTCAGATATGTACAATAATGGAATGCCGAAATTGtcaaaatgtctatagggcagctattgcaaatgaGACGACCTGTTTGTATACCAACTCCTTGATTATTATCATAAATCATAATATTTGTATTACACAACTCAGAATAGGTTTTTAAAACATTGGC
Above is a window of Amphiura filiformis chromosome 7, Afil_fr2py, whole genome shotgun sequence DNA encoding:
- the LOC140157033 gene encoding cholesterol oxidase-like isoform X1, translating into METSDERTHSLHAEDTCRSSCHQTSSSSNHHQSQVKFQPDYENYRLASPITDIKPEYDVIVIGSGYGGGIAASRSARAGQKVCVLERGKEWLPGEFPEKFLDARKEVSVTSHKLKLMKPISGGNPTMLFDLNLSPGVAVLQGSGLGGTSLINANAALLCEPKIFQDPVWPKPLCDDLDFLLEECQQRVNDMLKPSTYPQDYPQPPKMAAFKKVASKLAEIEDLDPCVLLKRAQLYVNFQDMTKNHVGIPQPACIGCGNCCGGCNTGAKNTINMNYLPDAKRHGAQLFTQVEVRAVTRDNETGIWSVHYLHHSNRGDSEEKIVKAKVVILGAGSLGSTGILLRSKERGLPISPEIGRRFNTNGGSIGFSYNGEDEIRPRGVKLNKIRKSGRGPGPCVTTVIDMRNRPGKEIEDSFILEDGTPPSSMGKFFFKSLLGFESLHSGASASKNDKLSKFRRRLGGKSFDNSLTFLVTSSPNDAGQLQLGKDGRVWADFPNAGEGRNYPNIDQHMKKGGETLKGTFIPNPMWNSFVNKVTGMKGMITVHPLGGCPMGPTGVEGVVNHGGQVFVGDSEDVHDGLYVVDGAIIPRSLGANPSLTIAMVAERCMWLLAKQRDWGSIDYSFDE
- the LOC140157033 gene encoding cholesterol oxidase-like isoform X2, with protein sequence METSDERTHSLHAEDTCRSSCHQTSSSSNHHQSQFQPDYENYRLASPITDIKPEYDVIVIGSGYGGGIAASRSARAGQKVCVLERGKEWLPGEFPEKFLDARKEVSVTSHKLKLMKPISGGNPTMLFDLNLSPGVAVLQGSGLGGTSLINANAALLCEPKIFQDPVWPKPLCDDLDFLLEECQQRVNDMLKPSTYPQDYPQPPKMAAFKKVASKLAEIEDLDPCVLLKRAQLYVNFQDMTKNHVGIPQPACIGCGNCCGGCNTGAKNTINMNYLPDAKRHGAQLFTQVEVRAVTRDNETGIWSVHYLHHSNRGDSEEKIVKAKVVILGAGSLGSTGILLRSKERGLPISPEIGRRFNTNGGSIGFSYNGEDEIRPRGVKLNKIRKSGRGPGPCVTTVIDMRNRPGKEIEDSFILEDGTPPSSMGKFFFKSLLGFESLHSGASASKNDKLSKFRRRLGGKSFDNSLTFLVTSSPNDAGQLQLGKDGRVWADFPNAGEGRNYPNIDQHMKKGGETLKGTFIPNPMWNSFVNKVTGMKGMITVHPLGGCPMGPTGVEGVVNHGGQVFVGDSEDVHDGLYVVDGAIIPRSLGANPSLTIAMVAERCMWLLAKQRDWGSIDYSFDE